The proteins below are encoded in one region of Streptomyces roseirectus:
- the afsQ1 gene encoding two-component system response regulator AfsQ1: protein MPSLLLIEDDDAIRTALELSLTRQGHRVATAASGEDGLKLLREQRPDLIVLDVMLPGIDGFEVCRRIRRTDQLPIILLTARNDDIDVVVGLESGADDYVVKPVQGRVLDARIRAVLRRGERESSDSATFGSLVIDRSAMTVTKNGQDLQLTPTELRLLLELSRRPGQALSRQQLLRLVWEHDYLGDSRLVDACVQRLRAKIEDVPSSPTLIRTVRGVGYRLDAPQ from the coding sequence GTGCCTTCCCTGTTGCTGATCGAGGACGACGACGCCATCCGTACGGCCCTGGAGCTCTCACTGACGCGCCAGGGGCACCGGGTCGCGACCGCTGCCAGCGGTGAGGACGGTCTGAAGCTCCTGCGTGAGCAGCGGCCGGATCTGATCGTGCTGGACGTGATGCTGCCCGGCATCGACGGGTTCGAGGTGTGCCGGCGCATCCGGCGCACGGACCAGTTGCCGATCATCCTGCTGACCGCGCGCAACGACGACATCGACGTCGTGGTGGGCCTGGAGTCCGGGGCGGACGACTACGTCGTCAAGCCCGTCCAGGGGCGGGTGCTGGACGCGCGGATCCGGGCCGTGCTGCGGCGCGGCGAGCGCGAGTCCAGCGACTCGGCGACGTTCGGGAGCCTCGTCATCGACCGTTCGGCGATGACGGTGACGAAGAACGGCCAGGACCTCCAGCTGACGCCGACCGAGCTGCGGCTGCTGCTCGAACTGAGCCGGCGTCCGGGTCAGGCGCTGTCGCGGCAGCAGTTGCTGCGGCTGGTGTGGGAGCACGACTACCTCGGTGACTCGCGGCTGGTGGACGCGTGTGTCCAGCGGCTGCGCGCCAAGATCGAGGACGTGCCGTCGTCGCCCACGCTGATCCGTACCGTCCGGGGTGTCGGCTACCGCCTGGACGCGCCTCAGTGA
- a CDS encoding sensor histidine kinase has translation MTQAARASRGWSAFRKHVLSRLRFTSFRLRLIVVFGAVALATAVSSSGIAYWLNREAVLTRAQDAVLKDFRTEMQNRAGALPERPSQSELQRTAAQMANSSQRFSVLLVATDDVGRTVYGNSGGLSGFSLDDVPQALRRAVNRQQTVTGSNRASYHLFWQRVVDHGTPYLVAGTKVDGGGPTGYMRKSLEPEEKDLNSLAWSLGIATGLALIGAALIAQAASTTVLKPVHRLGVAARRLGEGKLDTRLQVSGTDELADLSRTFNRAAEALEKRVADMAARDEASRRFVADMSHELRTPLTAITAVTEVLEEELEAETGSMDPMIEPAVRLVVSETRRLNNLVENLMEVTRFDAGTARLVLDDVDVADQITACIDARAWLDAVELDAERGIHARLDPRRLDVILANLIGNALKHGGSPVRVSVRESADEVVIAVRDHGPGIPEEVLPHVFDRFYKASASRPRSDGSGLGLSIALENAHIHGGALSAANSPEGGAVFTLRLPRDIDAVERENGGEVS, from the coding sequence GTGACCCAGGCCGCACGGGCTTCACGCGGCTGGTCCGCGTTCCGCAAGCATGTCCTGTCCCGGCTGCGTTTCACGAGCTTCCGGCTCCGGCTGATCGTCGTCTTCGGCGCGGTCGCGCTGGCGACGGCCGTCTCGTCGTCCGGCATCGCCTACTGGCTCAACCGAGAGGCGGTGCTGACGCGCGCGCAGGACGCGGTGCTGAAGGACTTCCGGACGGAGATGCAGAACCGCGCGGGCGCGCTGCCCGAGCGTCCCTCGCAGTCCGAACTCCAGCGCACGGCCGCGCAGATGGCCAACAGCAGTCAGCGTTTCAGTGTGCTGCTGGTCGCCACCGACGACGTCGGGCGGACCGTGTACGGCAACTCCGGTGGGCTGAGCGGGTTCTCGCTGGACGACGTGCCTCAGGCGCTGCGGCGCGCGGTGAACCGGCAGCAGACGGTGACCGGTTCCAACCGGGCCTCGTACCACCTCTTCTGGCAGCGCGTCGTCGATCACGGGACGCCGTATCTGGTGGCCGGGACGAAGGTCGACGGCGGCGGGCCAACTGGGTACATGCGCAAGTCCCTTGAGCCCGAGGAGAAGGATCTCAACTCCCTCGCCTGGTCGCTCGGGATCGCCACCGGGCTCGCGCTGATCGGGGCGGCGCTGATCGCGCAGGCCGCGTCCACGACGGTACTGAAACCCGTGCACCGGCTGGGAGTTGCCGCCCGGCGGCTCGGCGAGGGCAAGCTCGACACGCGGCTCCAGGTGTCGGGGACCGATGAACTCGCCGATCTGTCACGGACGTTCAACCGTGCCGCCGAGGCGCTGGAGAAGCGGGTCGCCGACATGGCCGCGCGGGACGAGGCGTCGCGGCGCTTCGTCGCCGACATGAGCCACGAACTGCGCACGCCGCTCACCGCCATCACCGCCGTGACGGAGGTGCTGGAAGAGGAACTTGAGGCCGAGACCGGCAGCATGGACCCGATGATCGAGCCCGCCGTACGGCTCGTGGTGAGCGAGACGCGGCGGCTCAACAACCTCGTCGAGAACCTGATGGAGGTCACCCGCTTCGACGCGGGCACGGCCCGGCTGGTCCTGGACGACGTCGACGTCGCCGACCAGATCACCGCGTGCATCGACGCGCGCGCCTGGCTGGACGCGGTCGAACTCGACGCGGAGCGCGGGATCCACGCGCGCCTGGATCCCCGGCGGCTCGACGTGATCCTCGCCAACCTCATCGGCAACGCCCTCAAGCACGGTGGGTCGCCGGTGCGGGTGTCGGTGCGGGAGAGCGCCGACGAGGTCGTCATCGCGGTGCGCGACCACGGGCCCGGCATCCCCGAGGAAGTCCTGCCGCACGTCTTCGACCGGTTCTACAAGGCCAGTGCGTCCAGGCCGCGTTCGGACGGCAGCGGGCTCGGGCTGTCCATCGCGCTGGAGAACGCCCACATCCACGGCGGCGCGCTCAGCGCGGCCAACTCGCCTGAGGGCGGTGCGGTGTTCACGCTGCGGCTGCCCCGGGACATCGACGCGGTGGAGCGGGAGAACGGGGGCGAGGTCTCATGA